In Candidatus Kaistella beijingensis, a genomic segment contains:
- a CDS encoding DUF2007 domain-containing protein, with product MPSTKDLIEIYRCKYLVNAEYLKNVLNENKIIAEVDAENNSVLINESDFDSAKIIIQNEKLDESETIDQENFMEGVEEWSNNRLNPGHYLGGNLPYYYRTKSNHMTFAILFFISLVFQIGILFFTNITLWNIIFAIITLIITINFMISGFNYRDEFKLKKKK from the coding sequence ATGCCGTCAACAAAAGATTTGATAGAAATATATAGATGCAAATATTTAGTAAATGCTGAATATTTAAAAAATGTTTTAAATGAGAATAAAATTATTGCTGAAGTTGACGCCGAAAACAATTCAGTTCTAATAAATGAGTCTGATTTTGATAGCGCAAAAATTATTATCCAAAACGAAAAGCTCGACGAAAGCGAAACCATTGATCAAGAAAATTTTATGGAAGGAGTTGAAGAATGGAGTAATAACAGATTAAATCCTGGTCACTATTTAGGTGGAAATCTTCCCTATTATTATAGAACAAAATCAAATCATATGACTTTTGCAATTTTGTTTTTTATTAGCTTAGTTTTTCAAATCGGAATTCTGTTTTTTACAAACATAACGTTATGGAATATAATTTTTGCAATAATAACGCTGATTATAACAATCAATTTTATGATTTCTGGATTTAATTATCGCGATGAATTTAAACTGAAAAAGAAAAAATAA
- a CDS encoding addiction module antidote protein has translation MDISKFDIADYLDSNEMIAEYLNVVLEEGDDSEIVVAIGNIAKAIGMTKIAEETGMSRPSLYKALSEGAKPQFSTIMKVLKAVGGQIRVNPITA, from the coding sequence ATGGATATTTCAAAATTTGACATTGCAGATTATTTGGACAGCAACGAAATGATTGCTGAATATCTTAATGTTGTCCTTGAAGAAGGCGATGATTCTGAAATTGTTGTAGCAATTGGTAATATTGCAAAAGCAATCGGAATGACAAAAATTGCAGAAGAAACTGGAATGAGCAGACCGAGTTTGTACAAAGCACTATCTGAAGGTGCAAAACCACAGTTTTCAACAATTATGAAAGTTTTGAAAGCAGTTGGCGGACAAATAAGAGTTAATCCTATAACTGCATAA
- a CDS encoding type II toxin-antitoxin system RelE/ParE family toxin, with protein sequence MYFIEKTNEFDKWFRKLKDIRAKAKILFRIQKLQNEEHFGDCKPVGNGISELRINFAKGYRIYFKETDGKIIILLIGGDKSSQQKDIEKAKEIWEKIKE encoded by the coding sequence ATGTACTTTATTGAGAAAACAAATGAGTTTGACAAGTGGTTCCGAAAATTAAAAGATATCCGAGCAAAGGCTAAAATCTTGTTCCGAATCCAGAAATTACAAAACGAAGAACATTTTGGAGATTGCAAACCTGTTGGAAATGGAATCAGCGAATTGCGAATAAATTTTGCAAAGGGCTACAGAATCTATTTCAAAGAGACAGATGGAAAAATTATTATCTTGTTAATTGGCGGCGACAAATCAAGCCAACAAAAAGATATAGAAAAAGCGAAAGAAATTTGGGAAAAAATAAAAGAATAA
- a CDS encoding IS110 family RNA-guided transposase: MKNYKNYLGFDVSKNTLDYCLLISERDTVKRGSVANEKKSLQTLFAAFSKEGLMMEDTLVVFEHTGIYSTILAVFLCGNGWNYAEVPAIEIKRSRGLSRGKSDTIDAQEIAKYAMRNEDKIQLSEVPEIIYQQLNLMNAEREKLIAAIKSFERTSEGEEFLGKEVYRSVKSANRKTVTFLKSQLKTLELAISKLVRSDEDLNAKQELLRSIPGVGEIGTLYLLLTTKGFLRFRNARKYACYCGIAPFGRTSGTSIRGKSRVSPFADKKMKSILHLLSLTAIKYDHELKLYYERKQAEGKPKMLALNNVKFKLVNRIFAVIERGTPYVKTQQFAA, encoded by the coding sequence ATGAAAAATTACAAAAACTACCTGGGTTTCGACGTCTCCAAAAACACCTTGGACTACTGCCTCCTGATTTCGGAAAGAGACACGGTAAAGAGAGGAAGCGTCGCCAATGAGAAAAAGTCTCTGCAGACGCTATTTGCAGCGTTTTCAAAGGAAGGACTGATGATGGAGGACACACTCGTGGTCTTCGAGCATACCGGAATCTACTCCACTATTCTGGCGGTGTTCCTGTGCGGGAACGGTTGGAACTATGCGGAAGTCCCCGCAATCGAGATCAAGCGTTCCAGAGGGCTTTCCAGAGGCAAGAGCGACACGATAGATGCGCAGGAGATCGCCAAATACGCGATGCGCAACGAGGACAAGATCCAACTCTCGGAAGTTCCCGAAATCATCTACCAGCAACTTAACCTAATGAATGCGGAACGCGAAAAGCTCATCGCCGCGATAAAAAGTTTCGAGCGCACTTCGGAGGGCGAGGAATTCTTGGGAAAGGAAGTCTACAGGAGCGTGAAATCCGCCAACAGAAAGACGGTAACGTTCCTGAAATCCCAGCTGAAAACCCTGGAACTGGCAATAAGCAAACTCGTCAGGAGCGATGAAGACCTTAACGCTAAACAGGAGCTGTTGCGCAGCATACCGGGAGTCGGAGAAATCGGAACGCTTTATCTGCTGCTCACCACGAAGGGATTTCTGCGGTTCAGGAATGCGAGAAAATATGCGTGCTACTGCGGAATAGCGCCATTCGGGAGAACATCGGGAACCAGCATCCGGGGGAAAAGCAGGGTGAGCCCTTTTGCCGACAAAAAGATGAAGTCGATACTGCACCTGCTTTCACTGACGGCAATAAAGTACGACCACGAGCTGAAGCTCTACTACGAGCGAAAACAAGCGGAAGGAAAACCGAAAATGTTGGCGCTAAACAACGTTAAATTCAAACTCGTCAACCGGATTTTTGCGGTCATCGAGCGTGGGACTCCCTACGTGAAAACACAACAATTTGCGGCATGA
- a CDS encoding YcxB family protein, with the protein MELNYSLDENDFLEYQLYTASKSKNIRNQRRRNLIIMIVIFLAFFISIYNSTKSFPIIPLLIYIALIIAYKIYETYRYKNHYKKFINENYKERFGLMCKLNFAENQIIEESKLGESKINFESLTEINETKNYYFLKLLTSQSLIIPKKVIQNIQQFNSMLNEIKSKYNLKENIDLDWKWK; encoded by the coding sequence ATGGAATTAAACTATAGTTTAGATGAAAATGATTTCTTAGAATATCAACTTTATACCGCCTCAAAAAGTAAAAATATAAGAAATCAGCGAAGACGAAATTTAATAATAATGATTGTAATCTTTTTAGCTTTTTTCATTTCAATTTATAATTCCACTAAAAGCTTTCCGATTATTCCTTTGCTTATTTACATTGCCTTGATAATAGCTTATAAAATTTATGAAACATATCGATACAAAAATCACTACAAAAAATTCATAAATGAAAACTACAAAGAAAGATTTGGACTAATGTGCAAACTAAATTTTGCCGAAAACCAAATTATTGAGGAAAGCAAACTAGGAGAATCCAAAATAAATTTCGAAAGTTTGACTGAAATTAATGAAACTAAAAATTATTATTTCCTAAAATTGCTAACTTCACAAAGTCTAATAATTCCTAAAAAAGTAATTCAAAACATTCAACAATTTAATTCCATGCTAAACGAAATCAAATCAAAATATAACCTGAAAGAAAATATAGATTTAGACTGGAAGTGGAAATAA
- a CDS encoding DUF4145 domain-containing protein has translation MKCPHCNIEVNENFSNNFIGNDKDGRYNLLWMNCPNVKCEKFIIKLQKRDNLNKVIEEYLVRPITASRPPVPVEVDKNFSDDYNEACLVVNFSPKASAALSRRCLQNILREKAGVKKGDLANEIQEVIDDGKLPTYLIESIDAIRNIGNFAAHPNKSKITGEIVPVEIGEAEWLLDVIESLFDFYFVQPKILQEKRNELNKKLADLGKPKMK, from the coding sequence ATGAAATGCCCACATTGTAACATTGAAGTAAATGAAAATTTTTCTAATAATTTTATTGGAAATGACAAGGATGGAAGATACAATTTATTATGGATGAATTGTCCCAATGTAAAATGTGAAAAATTCATAATCAAACTACAAAAAAGAGATAATCTTAATAAAGTAATTGAAGAATATTTGGTTAGACCTATAACAGCGAGTAGGCCGCCCGTTCCAGTTGAAGTTGACAAAAACTTTTCTGATGACTATAATGAAGCATGTTTAGTTGTTAATTTCAGTCCTAAAGCAAGTGCTGCTTTGAGTAGAAGGTGTTTACAAAATATTTTAAGAGAGAAGGCGGGAGTGAAAAAAGGAGATTTAGCTAACGAAATCCAAGAAGTCATTGACGATGGCAAACTTCCAACTTATCTTATTGAAAGTATAGATGCTATACGAAATATAGGGAATTTTGCTGCTCATCCTAACAAAAGTAAAATAACCGGAGAAATTGTTCCGGTTGAAATTGGCGAAGCAGAATGGTTGCTTGATGTAATTGAGTCCTTATTTGATTTTTATTTTGTTCAACCAAAAATTCTTCAGGAGAAAAGAAACGAATTAAATAAAAAACTAGCTGATTTAGGCAAACCAAAAATGAAATAA
- a CDS encoding T9SS type A sorting domain-containing protein, translated as MKKQQLVLFIFLIIVIKSQSPINSNIKETNFFPGSEPSGLLQINDNIIFAANTGSGIEPHKYNLQTNSANMIQNINNNSGNSMIKNEFYKINNSIFYFATDNSNLQLWTTDLGTNTTSKVKDLNIYYSNSNNIIAKILNNKLYFVFQQKLYVSDGTANGTIQITNAANVGNYLYENNGYIFFFGNSANYGREIWKTDGSIAGTTVVKDINSGINSSIVYGYEKMYNFNNKIVFIARDSNYNLGLWSTDGNEINTINFYTLTNNSTFYDFDFQNYNKLLFTVNGDLWKTDGTFIGTNLIYNSIPTINKLSYYKNKIYIDTNTNLFYVNQLDQVNPLTDSNNTVFQTISSSNNGNYLALKEYNNNSSPIYFYDNSNILKTNIKSANDSKFIEYQNRLIFSGYIDSYIDFYTTYKNTELFSYDPLNNISNIEKDLIYNSYGTPRYHTEVNGEVYFLSKDGYYYQVYKIDTNDNLVKLSNNLEETFPDNILKYKPVTVSGNFIYFHNSKIYRTNTATSSTDQILPPANEKIYGIYPPNNNKVIIKTYNSSDKYMRIWSLENNSTNFSLLIEKYVNNMPSSLLNVDNDFVKTDNGIYFKMINNSTTEIWKSDGTLSNTIKITEVGSIYALKCFLGILNNKVFFANNLYTNLQNSELYYIDDSSNQKFLIQNNYRFIDGNSFVANNKLYFFTSSSNGYYTEMHKTDGTTQGSQLITTSYFTGENSITKCGNQNYFLANYGGNQTTGIYRTDGTTNGTFLVVDGYQTGVIGQNFTFLNCLNNEIYAVDSMQRIFKTNGSAGNYQQLSFTINNQPLQQPAYTWIKSLYTNNSKIYFSVDQYNNHGEELFVSDSINTLDVGNDNIVSNKILIYPNPATNEFNVILNNGEKIKKIIIYDANGRIISTHNNTIINVKNLSAGIYFLNIFTNFKNYSSKLIKK; from the coding sequence ATGAAAAAACAACAACTGGTTCTATTTATATTTTTGATTATTGTAATAAAATCACAATCACCAATTAATTCGAATATAAAAGAAACAAATTTTTTCCCTGGTTCTGAACCTAGTGGATTATTACAAATTAATGACAATATAATATTTGCCGCTAATACAGGCAGTGGTATCGAACCGCATAAATATAATTTGCAAACGAATTCGGCAAATATGATACAGAATATTAATAATAATTCTGGTAATAGTATGATCAAGAATGAATTTTATAAAATAAACAATAGTATATTTTATTTTGCTACAGACAATTCTAATCTTCAGTTATGGACAACAGATTTAGGTACAAATACAACTTCAAAAGTAAAAGACTTAAATATCTACTATTCTAATTCAAATAACATTATAGCTAAAATTCTAAATAATAAACTATATTTTGTTTTTCAGCAAAAACTTTATGTAAGTGATGGAACAGCAAACGGAACAATTCAAATTACCAATGCAGCTAATGTTGGAAATTATTTGTACGAAAATAATGGATATATATTTTTCTTTGGTAATAGCGCTAATTACGGTAGAGAAATATGGAAAACAGATGGTTCCATCGCTGGCACAACTGTCGTAAAAGATATTAATTCTGGTATAAACTCTTCAATCGTTTATGGTTATGAAAAAATGTATAACTTTAATAATAAAATTGTATTTATAGCCAGAGATAGTAATTATAATTTAGGATTGTGGAGTACCGACGGGAATGAAATAAACACTATAAATTTTTATACTCTGACTAACAATTCTACTTTTTATGATTTTGATTTTCAAAATTATAATAAACTTCTTTTTACCGTTAATGGAGATTTGTGGAAAACGGACGGAACTTTTATTGGTACCAATCTTATTTACAATAGTATTCCTACCATTAATAAACTCTCATACTATAAAAACAAAATTTACATTGATACAAATACTAATTTATTTTATGTAAATCAATTAGACCAAGTAAATCCTCTAACAGATTCTAACAATACAGTATTTCAAACAATTTCCTCTAGTAATAATGGTAACTATTTAGCTTTAAAGGAATATAATAACAATTCTTCGCCAATCTATTTTTATGATAATAGTAATATATTAAAAACAAATATAAAATCTGCAAATGATAGTAAATTCATTGAATATCAAAATCGATTAATTTTTTCAGGTTATATTGATTCTTATATTGATTTTTATACTACATATAAAAATACCGAATTATTTTCTTATGATCCCTTGAATAATATTTCAAACATTGAAAAAGATTTAATTTATAATAGTTATGGAACACCTCGTTATCATACCGAAGTAAATGGAGAGGTTTATTTTCTATCTAAAGATGGCTACTATTATCAAGTATATAAAATAGACACTAATGACAACTTGGTAAAATTAAGTAACAATTTGGAAGAGACTTTTCCAGACAATATATTAAAATATAAACCTGTGACTGTTTCGGGTAATTTTATTTATTTTCACAACAGTAAAATATACAGAACAAATACAGCAACCAGTTCAACGGATCAAATCTTACCTCCTGCAAATGAAAAAATATATGGAATATACCCACCAAACAATAACAAAGTCATTATAAAAACATATAATAGTTCTGATAAATATATGAGAATTTGGAGTTTGGAAAATAATTCAACAAATTTTTCTTTATTAATAGAAAAATATGTCAATAATATGCCGTCTTCCCTATTAAACGTTGATAATGACTTTGTAAAGACAGACAACGGAATTTATTTTAAAATGATAAATAATTCTACAACAGAAATTTGGAAATCTGACGGTACGTTGAGTAATACGATAAAAATAACAGAAGTTGGTAGCATATACGCATTAAAATGTTTCTTAGGTATTCTTAATAATAAAGTGTTTTTTGCAAATAATCTATATACAAACTTGCAAAATTCAGAGCTATATTATATTGATGATAGTAGTAACCAAAAATTTTTGATTCAAAACAATTATCGATTTATTGACGGAAATTCATTTGTTGCAAATAATAAATTATATTTTTTCACTTCTAGTAGTAACGGTTATTACACTGAAATGCATAAAACAGATGGGACTACACAGGGGAGCCAATTAATTACTACAAGTTATTTCACTGGTGAGAATTCTATAACTAAATGTGGAAATCAAAATTATTTTCTTGCTAATTATGGAGGAAATCAAACAACGGGAATTTATAGGACTGATGGTACAACAAATGGAACGTTTTTGGTTGTTGATGGTTATCAAACTGGAGTTATCGGACAAAACTTCACTTTTTTAAATTGTCTAAATAATGAAATCTATGCAGTAGATTCTATGCAAAGAATTTTCAAAACTAATGGAAGTGCTGGAAACTATCAACAACTGAGTTTTACAATAAATAATCAACCTTTACAACAACCTGCCTATACGTGGATTAAAAGTTTATATACAAATAATTCAAAAATTTATTTTAGTGTCGATCAATATAACAATCACGGTGAAGAACTTTTTGTTTCTGATTCAATTAACACATTAGACGTTGGTAATGATAATATTGTAAGTAATAAGATATTAATCTATCCGAACCCTGCAACTAATGAGTTTAATGTTATACTAAATAACGGCGAAAAAATAAAAAAAATAATCATATATGATGCAAATGGTAGAATTATCTCTACACATAATAATACAATAATAAATGTTAAAAATTTATCAGCTGGAATATATTTTCTAAATATTTTTACTAATTTCAAAAACTATAGTAGTAAACTAATTAAAAAATAA